From the genome of Pyxidicoccus trucidator, one region includes:
- a CDS encoding DUF1223 domain-containing protein, which produces MTSALLALPLLLLTATPAARTPVVVELYTSEGCSSCPPADAALSRLARAQPLEGVELIPLGFHVDYWDDLGWKDAYASPAFSARQRRYALHGDDNRVYTPQMVVDGERSFVGDEAKAREQAASSAKRAKVPLRVSARVEGDAAVLTVRLDAAPPAGTELWAALTEEGLSSRVTRGENSGRTLEHAAVVRAQVTLPAPRAAPEGGYVAEARVPLAAGWKRPSLRAVAVLQETRGPVRGAAAVALAPKS; this is translated from the coding sequence ATGACCTCCGCGCTCCTCGCCCTGCCGCTGCTGCTGCTCACCGCCACACCCGCCGCGCGCACGCCCGTCGTGGTGGAGCTGTACACCTCCGAGGGCTGCTCGAGCTGCCCGCCCGCCGACGCCGCCCTGTCGCGGCTCGCCCGCGCCCAGCCGCTGGAGGGCGTGGAGCTCATCCCCCTGGGCTTCCACGTGGACTACTGGGACGACCTGGGGTGGAAGGACGCGTACGCCTCGCCGGCCTTCAGCGCGCGGCAGCGGCGCTACGCGCTCCATGGGGACGACAACCGCGTCTACACGCCGCAGATGGTGGTGGATGGGGAGCGGAGCTTCGTGGGGGACGAGGCAAAGGCGCGAGAGCAGGCGGCCTCCTCGGCGAAGCGGGCGAAGGTGCCCCTGCGCGTCAGTGCCCGCGTGGAGGGGGACGCCGCGGTGCTCACCGTGCGGCTCGACGCCGCGCCCCCGGCGGGCACCGAGCTGTGGGCCGCGCTCACGGAGGAGGGGCTGTCCTCCCGGGTGACGCGAGGGGAGAACTCCGGCCGTACGCTGGAGCACGCGGCGGTGGTACGCGCCCAGGTGACGCTGCCCGCGCCCAGGGCGGCCCCGGAGGGCGGCTACGTGGCGGAGGCGCGCGTGCCGCTCGCGGCGGGCTGGAAGCGGCCGTCGCTGCGCGCTGTCGCCGTGCTCCAGGAGACCCGAGGGCCGGTGCGTGGCGCGGCGGCGGTGGCGCTGGCCCCGAAGTCGTGA
- a CDS encoding chloride channel protein encodes MKGEGPIPDAARRRALWLRLRARLSSLLHDLLQASNRLRLPGPSVLPVAGAVVGLYSGLAAGIFANLIGLFTGLTFGAAELTHTLRRGQLKSLMEAFSTAGWHPEYAIIGTPLALGALVLARVIQPGGPRDEVKRRLKLLALLALGALALYYPLVALAALNSVFGHSHSLPETLPHLPWWLMLLAPTLGGMAVGRLLRDKPETHGHGVPEVVRAVKSGANVLPADRGVLKLLASAITIGSGGSAGREGPIVYGGAAFASSVGRVLGFSRRELSILLACGAGAGISASFNAPIAGAVFAMEIILREFELRVFSPIILASVAGTLVSQGVLGESPMLRRVPYELVSGGEVVAYAGLGIGCGLLAFAFVRLLHGVEHYFHGRGGGRLSPWLARRPLAMRAGLGGLCTGLLAFLSPTVWGSGHDYINLAAMGRLPFLFLVTACVLKLVATALTIGSGGSGGTFFPAAVIGAMAGGAFGTLVHYFFPASTGPSGAYALVGMGGAVAALNRGPLTGMMMLYELSGNHDIILPLMVTCTIASALCHYLTERKSPKVQSDLDLMEGTPVRAVMAHVLPVPAGTPLRALTDLLLTSEAGSLPVLDTAGHVYGIVQVEQLRAVWRDESVYPLLVASDLAHKLPLLSPDADLAHALRVMDQEDVDALPVSTPPGNPTCGLLTRGAVRRFLVAQHAKAHSHGDAPFSPSEAAH; translated from the coding sequence ATGAAAGGTGAGGGACCCATACCCGACGCGGCGCGACGGCGCGCGCTGTGGCTCCGCCTGCGTGCGAGGCTGAGCAGCCTGCTCCACGACCTGCTCCAGGCCTCCAACCGGCTGCGGCTGCCAGGCCCCTCGGTGCTGCCGGTGGCGGGCGCGGTGGTGGGGCTCTACAGCGGGCTGGCGGCCGGCATCTTCGCCAACCTCATCGGCTTGTTCACCGGGCTCACCTTCGGCGCCGCCGAGCTGACGCACACGCTGCGCCGGGGCCAGCTCAAGTCGCTCATGGAGGCGTTCTCCACGGCGGGCTGGCATCCGGAGTACGCCATCATCGGCACGCCGCTGGCGCTGGGCGCGCTGGTGCTGGCCCGGGTCATCCAGCCGGGCGGCCCGCGCGACGAGGTGAAGCGCCGCCTCAAGCTGCTGGCGCTGCTGGCGCTGGGCGCGCTGGCGCTCTACTACCCGCTGGTGGCGCTGGCCGCGCTCAACAGCGTGTTCGGCCACTCGCACAGCCTGCCGGAGACGCTGCCGCACCTGCCCTGGTGGTTGATGCTGCTGGCGCCCACGCTGGGCGGCATGGCGGTGGGCCGGCTGCTGCGCGACAAGCCGGAGACGCATGGCCACGGCGTGCCGGAGGTGGTCCGCGCGGTGAAGAGCGGCGCCAACGTGCTGCCGGCGGACCGCGGGGTGCTGAAGCTGCTGGCCTCCGCGATAACGATTGGCAGCGGCGGCTCGGCGGGGCGAGAGGGCCCCATCGTCTATGGCGGCGCGGCGTTCGCCTCCAGCGTGGGCCGCGTGCTGGGCTTCAGCCGCAGGGAGCTGTCCATCCTCCTGGCCTGCGGCGCGGGCGCGGGCATCTCCGCGTCCTTCAACGCCCCCATCGCCGGCGCGGTGTTCGCGATGGAAATCATCCTCCGCGAGTTCGAGCTGCGCGTCTTCTCGCCCATCATCCTGGCCAGCGTGGCCGGCACCCTGGTGAGCCAGGGCGTGCTGGGCGAGTCTCCCATGCTGCGCCGCGTCCCGTACGAGCTGGTCAGCGGCGGCGAGGTGGTGGCGTACGCGGGGCTGGGCATCGGCTGCGGGCTGCTGGCCTTCGCCTTCGTGCGGCTGCTGCACGGGGTGGAGCACTACTTCCACGGGCGCGGCGGAGGGCGGCTGTCGCCCTGGCTGGCCCGGCGACCGCTGGCGATGCGCGCGGGCCTGGGCGGGCTGTGCACGGGCCTGCTGGCCTTCCTCAGCCCCACGGTGTGGGGCAGCGGGCACGACTACATCAACCTGGCGGCCATGGGCCGGCTGCCCTTCCTCTTCCTCGTCACCGCGTGCGTGCTGAAGCTGGTGGCCACCGCGCTCACCATCGGCTCGGGCGGCTCGGGCGGCACCTTCTTCCCCGCGGCCGTCATCGGCGCCATGGCGGGCGGCGCCTTCGGCACGCTGGTGCACTACTTCTTCCCGGCCAGCACCGGCCCCAGCGGCGCCTACGCCCTGGTGGGCATGGGCGGCGCCGTGGCGGCGCTCAACCGCGGCCCGCTCACCGGGATGATGATGCTCTACGAGCTGAGTGGGAACCACGACATCATCCTCCCGCTGATGGTGACGTGCACCATCGCCTCCGCCCTCTGCCACTACCTCACCGAGCGCAAGTCGCCGAAGGTGCAGAGCGACCTGGACCTGATGGAGGGCACGCCCGTGCGCGCGGTGATGGCACACGTGCTCCCCGTGCCCGCCGGGACGCCGCTGCGTGCGCTGACGGACCTGCTGCTCACCTCCGAGGCGGGCAGCCTGCCCGTGCTGGACACCGCCGGCCACGTCTACGGCATCGTTCAGGTGGAGCAACTGCGCGCGGTGTGGCGCGACGAGTCCGTCTACCCGCTGCTGGTGGCCAGCGACCTGGCCCACAAGCTGCCCCTGTTGTCCCCCGATGCGGACCTGGCCCACGCCCTGCGCGTCATGGACCAGGAGGACGTGGACGCACTGCCCGTCAGCACCCCGCCGGGCAATCCCACCTGCGGGCTGCTCACCCGCGGCGCCGTGCGGCGGTTCCTCGTCGCCCAGCACGCGAAGGCCCACTCGCACGGGGACGCCCCCTTCAGCCCCTCGGAAGCGGCGCACTGA
- a CDS encoding CHAT domain-containing tetratricopeptide repeat protein, protein MTVVILCCAAGAAAGEPPPDARLQEAQKAFAEATTLNEAGKYAEAVAQVERALELREALLGGTHPEVADCLDLLGRLYLRQGNLDRAEPLLRRGLAIREAALGGKHPDVASSLNSLANLYSDQGKLAEAEPLHVRALAIREAALGKKHPLVTTSLNNLAILYHQQGMYGRAQPIYERALVLREAALGKNHILVASLLNNLASLYQEQGMYAEAERLHLRALAIREAALDKNHPIIAQSLNNLAIVYKVQGLYGRAEPLYKRALAIYEAALGKHHPDVADALHNLAFLYMEQGLYDRAEPLYERATAIWEAALGKSHATVADSLNNLAMLYVEQGMYGRAEPLYERAFAIREAALGKHHPLVADSLNNLANLYVDQGRYDRAEPFHERALALREAALGPKHHDVATSLNNLAILYVNQGRYAEAEPLLLRALALREAALGPNHYDVAESLHKLALLYVAQGMYERAEPLHLRALAIRETTRGKHHPSVAQSLNDLALLRLAQHRLAEALPLFTRAFAVSERRLRQEALVLSEARLASLLQLLRTDEERLYALVRAHPDNASVRRLALGAALLLKGRSVEETAAISRTLYRSLGAKEREPFERLRGLRAQLAQLSLQGPGARPVGAYQQHLKDLAEQSDALEATLARRSAPLRALAALPAPAEIVDRVAAALPRDGALVEFITYVDRPLAPSPGTPAAQRHGQLRYLVLVLLPDATLRALDLGPAEPIDAAASQLRDALANRDAAFETQAQALYSLAFQPLLPLLGKTRRLFLAPDGQLALVPFAALHDGHHFLVETFDVTYLTSGKDLLPRAREKNPAASVVVFADPDFSAPPQPSANLLGDASAPRERSSSVEHFFSTLRAGLAQRAWAPTPLPGTRQEARAIQGLLPQAQLFLGPEATKERLMHLSTPGILHLATHGFFLEDTPAPTGSRAVGSFGALGEDPLASRPPDPLLRSGLLFAGASALTDSSANAPQPPPDNALVTALELTGINLWGTQLVVLSACDTGRGDVKLGQGVYGLRRALVVAGAETVVMSLWKVDDETTSTLMEAYYRNLLAGQGRATALREAMRWLRATKPHPHSWAPFITLGQDTPLRALGPRPRKPPKREPAAPSSGAAPGKSL, encoded by the coding sequence ATGACGGTGGTCATCCTGTGCTGTGCGGCAGGAGCGGCGGCCGGGGAGCCGCCACCGGACGCGCGGCTGCAGGAGGCACAGAAAGCCTTTGCCGAGGCGACGACGCTCAACGAGGCGGGCAAGTACGCCGAGGCCGTCGCGCAGGTCGAACGTGCGCTCGAGCTGCGGGAGGCGCTGCTCGGGGGCACCCATCCAGAAGTCGCCGACTGTCTGGACCTGCTCGGTCGGCTCTACCTGCGTCAGGGGAACCTTGACCGAGCCGAGCCACTGCTTCGACGCGGGCTCGCCATCCGGGAAGCGGCCCTCGGCGGGAAGCATCCCGACGTCGCCTCCTCGCTCAACAGCCTCGCCAACCTCTATTCAGACCAGGGGAAGCTCGCCGAGGCCGAGCCGCTCCACGTGCGCGCGCTCGCCATCCGGGAAGCGGCCCTCGGCAAGAAACATCCCCTCGTCACCACCTCGCTCAACAACCTCGCCATCCTCTACCACCAGCAGGGCATGTACGGCCGGGCACAGCCGATCTACGAGCGCGCGCTCGTCCTTCGGGAAGCAGCCCTCGGCAAGAACCATATCCTCGTCGCCTCCCTGCTCAACAACCTCGCCAGCCTCTACCAGGAGCAGGGGATGTACGCCGAGGCCGAGCGGCTCCACCTGCGCGCGCTCGCCATTCGGGAGGCGGCGCTCGACAAGAACCACCCCATCATCGCCCAGTCCCTCAACAACCTCGCCATCGTCTACAAAGTGCAGGGGCTGTATGGCCGGGCCGAGCCGCTCTACAAGCGCGCACTCGCTATCTATGAAGCGGCCCTCGGCAAGCACCATCCCGATGTCGCCGATGCGCTCCACAACCTCGCCTTTCTCTACATGGAGCAGGGGCTGTACGACCGGGCCGAGCCGCTCTACGAGCGCGCGACTGCCATCTGGGAAGCGGCCCTCGGAAAGAGCCATGCCACCGTCGCCGATTCGCTCAACAACCTCGCCATGCTCTACGTGGAGCAGGGGATGTATGGCCGGGCCGAGCCGCTCTACGAGCGCGCGTTCGCCATTCGGGAAGCGGCCCTCGGCAAGCACCATCCCCTCGTCGCCGATTCGCTCAACAACCTCGCCAACCTCTACGTGGACCAGGGGAGGTACGACCGGGCCGAGCCGTTCCACGAGCGCGCGCTCGCCCTTCGGGAAGCGGCCCTTGGCCCCAAGCACCACGACGTCGCCACCTCGCTCAACAACCTCGCCATCCTCTACGTGAACCAGGGGAGGTACGCCGAGGCCGAGCCGCTCCTCCTGCGCGCGCTCGCCCTCCGGGAGGCGGCCCTCGGCCCCAACCACTACGACGTCGCCGAGTCGCTCCACAAGCTCGCCCTCCTCTACGTGGCGCAGGGGATGTATGAACGGGCCGAGCCGCTCCACCTGCGCGCGCTCGCCATCCGGGAAACGACCCGCGGCAAGCACCATCCCTCCGTCGCCCAATCGCTCAACGACCTCGCGCTCCTCCGGCTGGCCCAGCATCGCCTCGCCGAGGCCCTGCCGCTGTTCACACGCGCCTTCGCCGTGTCCGAGCGGCGCCTGCGCCAGGAGGCGCTCGTCCTCTCCGAGGCACGTCTGGCCAGCCTCCTCCAACTGCTGCGCACCGACGAGGAGCGGCTCTATGCCCTGGTGCGCGCCCATCCGGATAACGCGAGCGTCAGACGCCTGGCCCTGGGAGCCGCCCTGCTCCTCAAGGGCCGCTCCGTCGAGGAGACGGCCGCCATCTCCCGTACCCTCTACCGGAGCCTGGGCGCGAAGGAGCGCGAGCCCTTCGAGCGGCTGCGTGGGCTGCGCGCCCAGCTGGCCCAGCTCTCGCTCCAGGGCCCTGGCGCACGGCCCGTGGGCGCCTACCAACAGCATCTCAAGGACCTGGCCGAGCAGAGTGATGCGCTCGAAGCCACCCTGGCCCGACGCTCCGCGCCCCTGCGCGCACTGGCCGCGCTGCCGGCTCCCGCAGAGATTGTCGACCGGGTCGCCGCGGCCCTGCCCAGGGACGGTGCCCTCGTCGAGTTCATCACCTACGTGGACCGCCCGCTCGCGCCCAGCCCCGGCACACCCGCGGCACAGCGCCACGGACAACTGCGCTACCTGGTGCTGGTGCTCCTGCCGGATGCAACCCTTCGCGCCCTCGACCTTGGCCCCGCTGAGCCCATCGACGCCGCCGCCTCGCAACTGCGAGACGCCCTGGCCAACCGGGACGCGGCCTTCGAGACCCAAGCGCAGGCGCTCTACTCGCTCGCCTTCCAACCCTTGCTTCCGCTGCTGGGGAAGACTCGCCGCCTCTTCCTCGCGCCGGATGGACAGCTGGCCCTGGTGCCCTTCGCCGCCCTGCACGATGGCCACCATTTCCTCGTCGAGACCTTCGACGTCACCTACCTCACCTCCGGCAAGGACCTGCTGCCTCGCGCCCGGGAAAAGAACCCCGCTGCTTCGGTGGTCGTCTTCGCCGACCCGGACTTCAGCGCCCCGCCCCAGCCGTCCGCGAACCTTCTCGGGGACGCCTCAGCTCCGAGGGAGCGCTCCTCCTCCGTCGAGCACTTCTTCTCCACGCTGCGCGCGGGTCTGGCGCAACGCGCCTGGGCCCCCACCCCACTGCCGGGCACCCGTCAGGAGGCCCGGGCCATCCAGGGCCTGCTTCCCCAGGCCCAGCTCTTCCTGGGCCCCGAGGCCACCAAGGAGCGGCTGATGCACCTGTCGACTCCCGGCATCCTCCACCTGGCCACCCATGGCTTCTTCCTGGAGGACACCCCCGCGCCCACGGGCTCCCGAGCCGTGGGCAGCTTCGGTGCGCTGGGCGAGGACCCGCTCGCCTCGCGTCCTCCGGATCCCCTGCTGCGCTCCGGCCTTCTCTTCGCGGGGGCGAGCGCGCTGACGGACTCCAGCGCCAACGCCCCTCAGCCTCCGCCCGACAACGCGCTGGTGACGGCCCTGGAGTTGACCGGCATCAACCTGTGGGGCACCCAGTTGGTGGTCCTGTCCGCCTGCGACACCGGCCGAGGCGACGTCAAGCTCGGCCAGGGCGTCTACGGGCTGCGCCGCGCGCTCGTGGTCGCCGGAGCGGAGACGGTGGTGATGAGCCTGTGGAAGGTGGATGACGAGACGACAAGCACGCTGATGGAGGCCTACTACCGCAACCTGCTCGCGGGACAGGGCCGCGCCACCGCCCTGCGCGAGGCCATGCGCTGGCTGCGTGCCACCAAGCCCCACCCTCACTCGTGGGCACCGTTCATCACCCTGGGCCAAGACACCCCGCTGCGCGCGCTGGGGCCGCGACCGCGGAAGCCCCCGAAAAGGGAGCCTGCGGCGCCCTCCAGCGGCGCAGCGCCTGGGAAGAGCTTGTAG
- a CDS encoding Ig-like domain repeat protein: MSRFLRLAPGCLRVCALLLTLLCARAHAQAQPGAVTVVGTFQSELGCPGDWDAACANTHLERDPVDGVWRRLFTVPGGPQEFKVTLNDSWEENYGANAQRDGANLAFSHTEAELAVKFFYDPVSHWVTNSSLTPIAVLAGSLQTELGCPSDWAPACMLTWLKDIDGDGVQELIIPSLPAGTYELKVAHHESWAENYGADGVFDGANISFTVPAPGQPIRFRYETWSHRLAIQVAAPTITTLGVSANPVHVDEPVTLTATVAVTGSTAFAAGTVTFKADGAELGTAPVGPDGTATLTLATGIGRGTVSLTAEYGGTYEPSVSVPVVLHVRYGSVTTLTVTPSGTSPHGYGVFLRAEVRAENANRDGFPDGEVTWLNGDTVLGTSRLDEHRNASLTTGALPVGELRLSAVFSPEAPFRPSRDEVVHTVTRAHVDVLFGVDDHEVPLGMPMTFRAQVRRSGFPGVTATGTVDFVVVSEGPRQVLGTAPLDAQGETSVVVTGLPIGTYDVRADYSGDASYLPQQSLPSWQTVTVAESRMVVTASPTTSVYGQPVDIRVEVRPVAASVEQTPAGEFRLEFRNEVEVPAGSAQGQLDAEGRANTSTLRLPPGRFWVSGTYEGGPVFGPSTSAEVAFTVLRGPSQVALASSRNPSDSGEAVTLTAQVSAASPATGTPEGSVTFLDGTTPLSTVPIDSQGVATYTTSALAAGERGLTVAYSGNTRFEPGTSVTLAQIVRPAGTPDAGSGEADAGSGNSDAGSGDTDAGTSTGDAGSTPGDAGTQAPDAGAGNPDAGTTAPLPSEGDEGSGCGCGAGSGGSPLLLLGMWMGLTALQSRRRSRGSTRG; this comes from the coding sequence ATGTCTCGATTCCTTCGCCTCGCCCCGGGCTGTCTCCGGGTGTGTGCCCTGCTGCTGACGCTGCTGTGCGCGCGAGCCCACGCGCAGGCCCAGCCGGGCGCCGTCACCGTTGTCGGCACCTTCCAGTCCGAGCTCGGCTGTCCGGGTGACTGGGATGCCGCCTGCGCCAACACGCACCTGGAGCGGGACCCGGTGGATGGCGTCTGGCGCAGGCTCTTCACCGTCCCGGGCGGGCCCCAGGAGTTCAAGGTCACCCTCAACGACTCCTGGGAGGAGAACTACGGAGCCAACGCACAGCGCGATGGCGCCAACCTCGCCTTCAGCCACACGGAGGCAGAGCTTGCCGTGAAGTTCTTCTACGACCCTGTCTCGCACTGGGTTACCAACTCGTCGCTCACGCCCATCGCCGTGCTCGCGGGCTCGCTGCAGACCGAGCTGGGCTGTCCCTCGGACTGGGCTCCGGCGTGCATGCTCACGTGGCTCAAGGACATTGACGGGGACGGCGTGCAGGAGCTCATCATCCCCTCGCTCCCCGCGGGCACCTATGAGCTGAAGGTCGCCCACCACGAGAGCTGGGCCGAGAACTACGGCGCGGACGGTGTGTTCGACGGAGCCAACATCTCGTTCACCGTGCCCGCGCCCGGTCAGCCCATCCGCTTCCGCTACGAGACCTGGAGCCACCGGCTCGCCATCCAGGTCGCCGCGCCGACCATCACCACGCTGGGTGTCTCCGCCAATCCCGTGCACGTGGACGAACCCGTGACGCTCACCGCCACCGTGGCGGTGACCGGGAGCACGGCCTTCGCGGCCGGCACGGTGACGTTCAAGGCGGACGGAGCTGAGCTGGGCACCGCCCCCGTCGGCCCGGACGGCACGGCCACGCTGACGTTGGCCACCGGCATCGGCAGGGGAACCGTCTCACTCACCGCCGAGTACGGCGGAACCTACGAGCCGAGTGTCTCGGTGCCGGTGGTCCTCCACGTCCGCTATGGGAGCGTGACCACGCTGACCGTGACTCCGTCGGGCACCAGCCCTCACGGTTATGGGGTCTTCCTCCGTGCCGAGGTGCGCGCGGAGAACGCGAACCGTGACGGGTTCCCGGATGGTGAGGTCACCTGGCTGAACGGCGACACCGTCCTGGGCACCTCGCGGCTTGATGAGCACAGGAACGCCTCGCTGACTACGGGGGCCCTGCCGGTGGGGGAGCTCCGGCTCTCCGCGGTGTTCAGTCCGGAGGCGCCGTTCCGTCCTTCTCGCGACGAAGTCGTACACACAGTCACCCGGGCGCATGTGGATGTCCTCTTCGGAGTGGACGACCACGAGGTGCCCCTGGGGATGCCCATGACCTTCCGCGCCCAGGTTCGTCGCAGTGGCTTTCCTGGGGTGACGGCCACGGGCACGGTGGATTTCGTGGTGGTGTCGGAGGGCCCGCGGCAGGTCCTGGGAACCGCTCCGCTGGACGCACAGGGTGAAACCAGCGTCGTGGTGACGGGGCTGCCCATCGGAACGTATGACGTGAGGGCGGACTACTCGGGCGATGCGTCGTACCTGCCTCAGCAGTCGCTGCCGTCCTGGCAGACCGTCACCGTCGCGGAGTCTCGAATGGTCGTCACGGCGTCCCCGACGACGAGCGTCTACGGCCAGCCGGTGGACATCCGGGTGGAGGTGCGCCCCGTCGCCGCTTCCGTCGAGCAGACGCCCGCGGGGGAATTCCGTCTCGAATTTCGTAACGAAGTGGAGGTCCCGGCGGGCAGTGCCCAGGGGCAGCTCGACGCCGAAGGCCGCGCCAACACCAGCACTCTGCGGCTCCCTCCTGGACGCTTTTGGGTGTCCGGCACCTACGAAGGCGGCCCTGTCTTCGGCCCGAGCACCTCGGCCGAGGTCGCCTTCACGGTGCTGCGCGGCCCGTCGCAGGTGGCGCTGGCCTCCTCGCGGAATCCCTCTGACAGCGGAGAGGCCGTCACCCTCACCGCGCAGGTCTCCGCGGCATCGCCCGCGACGGGAACACCGGAAGGCAGCGTCACGTTCCTGGACGGCACGACTCCACTGTCGACCGTGCCCATCGACTCGCAGGGCGTGGCGACGTACACCACCTCGGCCCTGGCGGCGGGGGAGCGTGGCCTCACCGTGGCGTACTCGGGCAACACGCGCTTCGAGCCGGGCACGTCCGTCACGCTGGCGCAAATCGTGAGGCCCGCCGGGACACCCGACGCGGGCTCGGGTGAGGCAGACGCGGGCTCCGGGAACAGTGACGCGGGCTCCGGAGACACGGATGCCGGCACTTCGACCGGGGACGCGGGGAGCACGCCGGGCGATGCGGGGACGCAGGCGCCAGATGCGGGTGCTGGCAACCCGGATGCCGGCACCACCGCCCCCCTGCCCTCGGAAGGCGATGAGGGCTCGGGATGCGGCTGCGGTGCGGGCAGCGGGGGCTCACCCCTGCTCCTGCTCGGCATGTGGATGGGCCTCACCGCCCTCCAGTCGCGCCGGCGCTCGCGCGGCTCCACGCGGGGCTGA
- a CDS encoding RNA polymerase sigma factor, with translation MARFCEGDSTAFDALFQRYARPVHGYLTRLTGSPATAEDLVQLTFLSLVRARGRFQAGSRFKPWLYAIATNAARDSQRRGRRPEELTPEGELPVSVPADTPAPRDSGLELAVQRALAQLPEGQRIPILLHRFEGMSFAEVADAMGLTESAVKVRAHRGYARLRELLTALHQETQE, from the coding sequence ATGGCGCGGTTCTGCGAGGGGGATTCCACGGCGTTCGACGCGCTCTTCCAGCGCTACGCCCGCCCCGTGCACGGCTACCTCACCCGGCTGACGGGCAGCCCCGCCACGGCCGAGGACCTGGTCCAGCTCACCTTCCTGTCGCTGGTGCGCGCCCGGGGCCGCTTCCAGGCCGGCTCGCGCTTCAAGCCGTGGCTCTACGCCATCGCCACCAACGCGGCGCGGGACTCCCAGCGCCGGGGCCGGCGTCCCGAGGAGCTGACGCCCGAGGGCGAGCTGCCCGTGAGCGTCCCCGCGGACACCCCGGCCCCCCGGGACAGCGGGCTGGAGCTGGCCGTGCAGCGCGCCCTGGCCCAGCTCCCGGAAGGGCAGCGCATCCCCATCCTCCTGCACCGCTTCGAGGGAATGAGCTTCGCGGAAGTCGCCGACGCCATGGGCCTCACCGAGAGCGCGGTGAAGGTCCGGGCCCACCGTGGCTACGCGCGCCTGCGTGAGCTGCTCACCGCCCTGCATCAGGAGACCCAGGAATGA
- a CDS encoding peroxiredoxin, producing MLAPGDVAPDFTVRDHTGRTHRLADYHGKNVVLWFYPKADTPGCTAEGCGFRDQKSEYEQKNAVILGVSFDTLEENKAFAEKFGFNFPLLSDTDRALGLAYGACDDVKSPNARRVGVIIGPDGKVKAWYPKVDARAFPQEALKQL from the coding sequence ATGCTCGCGCCAGGAGACGTGGCACCGGACTTCACCGTCCGGGACCACACCGGCCGGACGCACCGGCTGGCCGACTACCACGGGAAGAACGTGGTGCTGTGGTTCTACCCGAAGGCGGACACCCCGGGCTGCACGGCCGAGGGTTGTGGGTTCCGCGACCAGAAGAGTGAGTACGAGCAGAAGAACGCGGTGATTCTGGGAGTCAGCTTCGACACGTTGGAGGAGAACAAGGCGTTCGCCGAGAAGTTCGGGTTCAACTTCCCGCTGCTGAGTGACACGGACCGGGCGCTGGGGCTCGCCTATGGCGCCTGCGACGACGTGAAGTCGCCGAACGCGCGCCGGGTGGGCGTCATCATCGGTCCCGACGGGAAGGTGAAGGCGTGGTACCCGAAGGTGGACGCACGCGCCTTCCCCCAGGAGGCGCTGAAGCAGCTGTGA
- a CDS encoding NrsF family protein has protein sequence MKPECSRVMDSLGGPLPAELASHVASCEDCQSLVGGFDVLGGAVPAPRLDAAREQALKELTAHPKPTPWWRELLVLLAVYTVVLVAGLAWFGRDGRLVGNLASPMVVAGVALLTLVLVGGGAFAALAPTRRRLPWGLVALAAVGIAAAQVLGGSGLQIRPPMRGMMGCMGSEVVLSVLPLAAALVLLCRSAFQPVRALAAGLSAAGVSLLILHLHCPDGTVSHLLSAHVLPWLVLAGVAVLVRSRLPTRSYAP, from the coding sequence ATGAAGCCGGAGTGCTCTCGGGTGATGGACTCACTGGGGGGACCGCTGCCCGCGGAGCTGGCCTCGCATGTGGCCTCGTGTGAGGACTGCCAGAGCCTCGTCGGTGGCTTTGACGTGCTGGGGGGTGCGGTGCCGGCTCCCAGGCTGGATGCCGCGCGCGAGCAGGCCCTGAAGGAGCTGACCGCGCACCCGAAGCCGACGCCGTGGTGGCGCGAGCTGCTGGTGCTGCTGGCCGTCTACACCGTGGTGCTGGTCGCGGGGCTGGCCTGGTTCGGCCGGGACGGGCGGCTGGTGGGCAACCTCGCCTCGCCCATGGTGGTGGCCGGCGTGGCACTGCTCACGCTGGTGCTGGTGGGCGGAGGCGCCTTCGCGGCGCTGGCTCCGACGCGGCGGCGGCTGCCGTGGGGACTGGTGGCCCTGGCGGCGGTGGGCATCGCCGCGGCGCAGGTGCTGGGCGGCTCGGGGCTCCAGATACGGCCGCCCATGCGCGGGATGATGGGGTGCATGGGCTCGGAGGTGGTGCTGTCCGTGCTGCCGCTGGCCGCCGCCCTGGTGCTGCTGTGCCGCTCCGCCTTCCAGCCCGTGCGCGCGCTGGCCGCGGGCCTGTCCGCCGCGGGGGTGAGCCTGCTCATCCTCCACCTGCACTGCCCGGACGGGACGGTGAGCCACCTGCTGTCCGCCCACGTCCTCCCGTGGCTGGTGCTGGCGGGGGTGGCGGTGCTGGTGCGCTCGCGCCTGCCCACCCGCAGCTACGCCCCCTGA